One window of the Lactococcus lactis genome contains the following:
- a CDS encoding YkgJ family cysteine cluster protein yields the protein MMKYTFEIDLDRYKNLAQQKQKTHKKFLAGLAKKPPKQLDKIVKEVHEEVFLEIDCTKCANCCKTLGPLWTEADIERVAKHLKMKVSDFEAAYLRTDEDGDKVFQTMPCQFLGSDNLCSIYEVRPKACREFPHTDRKKIYQINNLTIKNTLYCPAAYEFVEKLSYRLK from the coding sequence ATGATGAAATATACATTTGAAATTGACCTTGACCGTTATAAAAATCTAGCCCAACAAAAACAAAAGACACATAAGAAATTTTTAGCTGGACTTGCCAAAAAACCACCAAAGCAATTAGATAAAATCGTTAAAGAAGTTCATGAAGAGGTTTTTTTAGAAATTGATTGCACCAAATGTGCTAATTGTTGCAAAACCTTAGGCCCTCTTTGGACAGAGGCCGATATTGAACGCGTCGCCAAACATTTAAAAATGAAAGTGAGTGACTTTGAAGCCGCATATCTCCGAACTGACGAAGATGGTGACAAAGTTTTTCAAACCATGCCTTGTCAGTTTCTTGGTTCTGACAATCTCTGTAGCATTTACGAAGTTCGTCCTAAAGCTTGTCGCGAATTTCCCCATACTGACCGTAAAAAGATTTATCAAATCAATAATTTAACGATAAAAAATACACTTTACTGTCCAGCAGCTTATGAATTTGTTGAGAAATTATCTTATAGACTCAAATAA
- the coaD gene encoding pantetheine-phosphate adenylyltransferase, which produces MTEKIGLFTGTFDPLTNGHLDVIKRASQHFDQLYVGIFKNDQKNPLFPTDKRLEMLEEALTSLSVTHKVKVIKHERDLTVNIAKKLGVTALVRSLRNSQDLEYEKNMFYFNMEMTGIETIFFLAKPELEPLNSTRMRELHAFGQDVSAWVPENVSRELRKLDEKK; this is translated from the coding sequence ATGACAGAAAAAATTGGACTCTTTACAGGAACTTTTGACCCACTGACAAATGGTCATTTAGACGTTATCAAACGTGCCAGTCAACATTTTGATCAACTTTATGTTGGAATTTTTAAAAATGACCAAAAAAATCCACTTTTTCCAACTGATAAACGATTGGAAATGCTAGAAGAAGCACTGACAAGTCTGTCAGTAACTCATAAAGTCAAAGTCATCAAACATGAACGTGATTTGACAGTGAATATTGCTAAAAAACTTGGCGTGACAGCTCTGGTTCGTTCTTTGCGTAATAGCCAAGATTTAGAATATGAAAAAAATATGTTCTATTTTAATATGGAGATGACAGGCATTGAAACCATCTTTTTCTTAGCAAAACCAGAACTTGAACCATTAAATTCAACACGGATGCGAGAATTACATGCCTTTGGTCAAGATGTCAGTGCTTGGGTTCCAGAAAATGTGAGTCGTGAATTAAGGAAATTAGATGAAAAAAAATAA
- a CDS encoding MDR family MFS transporter: MKDFFGLHPTLKIRLIMNFFGTLCFSTVGGSMTIYYNKYMGAGITGLLLVISSVMVFLVGLYAGHLSDVQGRRPVMIFSTAITGFGGALATFANSSFYFNPWVTFLGFLIINFGFGFFNTASQAMIVDLTTSENRRVVYSIQYWIINFAIMIGSGLSGWFFRDYLVWLLLAITIEEIVSCLVVIFWIDESFNPDTQQHKQESNIIKAYFTVAKDRIFMYYLFASVFIAMIFNQIDYYLPVHLSDSFRTARIFGIEVYGQRMLTIFLMVNTLVIVLFMGRVNKLTKNWSRSSGISIGIILQGLGFMIAFLGRDLTWELIAALVATIGEMILVPFSQALRADLMDGDQVGTYTGAFSVTQPIASVLSGILVSLSSLYGNIGMTIFMFFIIVLGVLPSLRAIRMHESHS; the protein is encoded by the coding sequence ATGAAAGATTTTTTTGGATTACATCCAACACTTAAAATTCGTTTAATTATGAATTTTTTTGGGACGCTTTGCTTTAGTACAGTGGGTGGCTCAATGACAATTTACTACAATAAATATATGGGAGCGGGAATCACGGGATTACTTTTAGTCATTAGTTCAGTCATGGTTTTCTTGGTTGGGCTTTATGCTGGTCATTTGTCCGACGTTCAGGGACGAAGACCTGTGATGATTTTCTCAACTGCCATTACTGGTTTTGGTGGAGCTTTAGCAACATTTGCAAACTCATCTTTTTACTTCAATCCTTGGGTCACTTTTTTAGGATTTCTTATTATTAATTTTGGTTTTGGCTTTTTTAACACCGCAAGTCAAGCGATGATTGTAGATTTGACAACAAGTGAAAATCGGCGAGTCGTTTATAGTATTCAATATTGGATTATCAACTTTGCAATCATGATTGGTTCAGGACTTTCAGGCTGGTTTTTCCGAGATTATTTGGTTTGGTTACTTTTAGCTATCACAATTGAAGAAATCGTTAGTTGTTTGGTTGTAATTTTTTGGATTGATGAATCCTTCAATCCAGATACTCAGCAGCATAAGCAAGAATCAAACATTATTAAAGCCTATTTCACAGTTGCTAAAGACCGTATTTTCATGTATTATTTATTTGCTTCGGTCTTTATTGCGATGATTTTTAATCAAATTGATTATTATCTTCCAGTCCATTTGAGTGATAGTTTTAGAACAGCAAGGATTTTTGGAATTGAAGTTTATGGACAACGGATGCTGACAATTTTCCTAATGGTCAATACCTTAGTCATCGTATTATTTATGGGGAGAGTCAACAAACTAACCAAAAACTGGTCACGAAGTAGTGGAATATCCATTGGAATTATTTTGCAAGGTTTGGGCTTCATGATTGCATTTCTTGGTCGTGATTTAACTTGGGAACTGATTGCAGCATTGGTAGCAACAATCGGTGAAATGATTTTGGTTCCATTTTCACAGGCTCTGCGAGCCGATTTAATGGATGGAGACCAAGTGGGAACTTATACAGGAGCTTTTTCAGTGACTCAGCCTATCGCTTCGGTCTTGTCAGGAATCCTTGTGTCTCTCTCAAGTCTTTATGGAAATATTGGAATGACCATCTTCATGTTTTTCATTATTGTATTAGGTGTGCTGCCCTCACTACGAGCAATTCGGATGCATGAAAGTCATTCATGA
- a CDS encoding Rgg/GadR/MutR family transcriptional regulator, translating into MEKNLKTGIIIAFIRETKHLKLKEMTGGDFSESQLAKFEKGETEITVGKLFTVLENSNVYLDEFQNLYNEYEQSDEYNYRHELAVAYAQKNIKVIKEIQNFWEEKCQQKPDNKFYQINKIVVKINLAMAKGSTVFKEDTDFLMNYLESISEWGRYELWIFGNCLRHFDDNALEYYGMQILGKANYYHSIHLNQQIVIRTFLNLIDTWLRRENLMQAFKYINHLNEIGISINFFYEKIILKYHEAHYKVLQKQNGAIEEMKEHAQTLGDYGYSVEAKALFEEIEKL; encoded by the coding sequence ATGGAAAAAAATTTAAAAACCGGAATAATAATTGCTTTTATCAGAGAAACGAAGCATCTGAAATTAAAAGAAATGACTGGTGGCGATTTTTCAGAATCTCAGCTCGCAAAATTTGAAAAAGGAGAAACAGAGATTACGGTGGGTAAACTATTTACCGTTTTAGAAAACTCAAATGTCTATTTAGATGAATTTCAAAACCTTTATAACGAATATGAACAATCAGATGAATACAACTACCGTCACGAGTTGGCTGTGGCTTATGCGCAAAAAAATATCAAAGTAATAAAGGAAATTCAAAATTTTTGGGAAGAAAAATGCCAACAGAAACCTGATAATAAATTTTATCAGATTAATAAAATAGTGGTTAAAATCAACTTAGCAATGGCAAAAGGTTCTACTGTTTTTAAGGAAGATACTGACTTTTTGATGAACTACCTTGAATCTATCAGCGAATGGGGACGCTATGAACTATGGATTTTTGGGAATTGTCTTCGACATTTTGATGATAATGCTTTAGAGTATTATGGAATGCAAATTTTAGGAAAAGCAAATTATTATCACTCAATTCATCTCAATCAGCAGATCGTAATAAGAACATTTTTAAATCTTATTGATACTTGGTTACGTCGAGAAAATTTGATGCAAGCTTTTAAATATATCAATCACTTAAATGAAATAGGAATAAGTATCAATTTTTTCTATGAAAAAATTATTTTAAAATATCATGAAGCTCATTATAAAGTATTGCAAAAACAAAACGGAGCGATTGAAGAAATGAAAGAACACGCGCAAACCTTGGGAGATTACGGTTACTCAGTAGAAGCAAAAGCTCTT
- a CDS encoding KxxxW-cyclized peptide pheromone yields the protein MQKELKEQSTKPELLAMLKNVLENSSMAKGDGWAASK from the coding sequence ATGCAAAAAGAACTTAAAGAACAATCAACCAAACCAGAGCTTTTGGCAATGCTTAAAAATGTATTGGAAAATAGTTCAATGGCTAAGGGAGATGGATGGGCTGCTAGCAAATAA
- a CDS encoding SepM family pheromone-processing serine protease gives MKKNKKINPKLKWGISIGLIVVALLALFYPTSYYVEMPGTTEPLGKMVKVEGKKDEHKGDFFLTTVQIARANLATMIYSHFNSFTSIYSEQEMTGGLNDAQFNRVNQFYMETAQNTAIYQAFKLANKPYELKYEGVYVLDIAKNSTFKNKLELADTITAVNGQQFTSSADMIAYVSKQKVGDSVTIEYTRIDGTKHKSTGKYIKIANGKTGIGISLVDHTEVVTTPKVTVNAGSIGGPSAGMMFTLEIYSQLTGKDLRNGCEIAGTGTIEHDGSIGQIGGVDKKVATASKEGAKVFLVPDSGTKKESSNNYLGAKAAAKKLKTKMKIVPVKTIQDALDYLEK, from the coding sequence ATGAAAAAAAATAAAAAAATTAATCCCAAATTAAAATGGGGAATCTCGATTGGTCTAATTGTTGTTGCCCTTTTAGCTTTATTTTATCCAACGAGTTACTATGTGGAAATGCCCGGAACAACCGAGCCTTTAGGGAAAATGGTCAAAGTTGAAGGCAAAAAAGATGAACATAAAGGTGATTTTTTCCTGACGACTGTCCAAATTGCACGAGCAAATCTTGCTACAATGATTTACAGCCATTTTAATAGTTTTACAAGCATTTACAGTGAGCAAGAAATGACTGGTGGACTTAACGACGCACAGTTCAACCGTGTCAACCAGTTTTACATGGAAACGGCACAGAATACAGCGATTTATCAAGCTTTTAAATTAGCTAATAAACCTTATGAACTTAAATATGAAGGCGTTTATGTCCTTGATATTGCCAAAAATTCGACCTTTAAAAATAAGCTAGAACTTGCAGATACGATTACAGCAGTCAATGGTCAACAGTTTACATCAAGTGCCGACATGATTGCTTATGTTTCCAAACAAAAAGTCGGTGATTCAGTAACGATTGAATACACGAGAATTGACGGCACAAAGCACAAGTCAACTGGCAAATACATCAAAATTGCTAATGGTAAAACAGGAATTGGGATTAGCCTAGTTGACCATACTGAAGTCGTGACGACTCCGAAAGTTACTGTCAACGCGGGTTCAATCGGTGGTCCCTCTGCGGGGATGATGTTTACACTAGAAATTTACAGTCAGTTGACAGGAAAAGATTTGCGAAACGGTTGCGAAATTGCTGGAACTGGGACGATTGAACACGACGGAAGCATTGGTCAAATCGGCGGTGTTGATAAAAAAGTAGCCACAGCGAGTAAAGAAGGGGCAAAAGTCTTCTTAGTGCCTGATTCAGGCACCAAAAAGGAAAGTAGCAACAATTACCTTGGAGCCAAAGCCGCCGCTAAAAAACTAAAAACGAAGATGAAAATCGTTCCCGTCAAAACTATTCAGGACGCTTTAGATTATTTAGAAAAATAA
- a CDS encoding MFS transporter translates to MKIIIKYKQLFLFKLFLSLLPYFFISILIMNALGYRYSEIMIISAMTQIIGVILNLPLGIYAEQKNRKKVLLLNNILSIIAFTLFLFEKFYLAILAAVILGISEALSSGVMQTFSYEQLPDDVTYRKYLEGSSSIQYLAISVMTIITPAILHFNRFLPIIISVAFIVFSTIFLCFIKLEKREEKQEEKITINIRTLRKGLKVSSKLNLFILLGITVTTLIMSVNSWSSILLKYHYFLLKYLGLVLFTFNVCMAIGSRIKWKKLSIVMLLPLISILLFFTKSVFTTIVLFSIFRLINGGYNNFFIGEFNKLIKNNRVVFWSIYDTFLSLFYIFADLSSGLIAQNLTVEFIYLIFGLISLLILLIYLLARKNIYFRKIKNY, encoded by the coding sequence ATGAAAATCATAATCAAATATAAACAACTTTTTCTATTTAAACTCTTTTTGTCCCTCCTTCCCTATTTTTTTATTAGCATATTAATTATGAATGCTTTGGGTTATAGATATTCTGAGATTATGATTATTAGTGCAATGACGCAAATAATAGGAGTGATTTTAAATCTACCGCTAGGTATTTATGCTGAACAAAAAAATAGAAAAAAAGTATTATTACTTAATAATATTTTGTCAATTATTGCTTTTACCCTATTTTTATTTGAAAAATTTTATTTAGCAATCTTAGCAGCGGTCATACTTGGGATATCAGAAGCTCTATCTTCTGGAGTAATGCAAACTTTTTCTTATGAACAACTTCCAGATGATGTTACATATCGCAAATATCTTGAAGGCAGCAGTTCAATACAATATCTTGCAATATCAGTGATGACAATTATCACACCAGCCATACTACATTTCAATCGTTTTTTACCAATCATAATATCAGTAGCATTTATTGTTTTTTCAACCATTTTTTTATGTTTTATAAAATTAGAAAAAAGAGAAGAAAAACAAGAAGAAAAAATAACTATTAATATAAGGACATTACGAAAGGGATTAAAAGTATCGTCTAAGCTAAACTTATTCATTTTATTAGGAATAACTGTCACAACACTCATCATGTCTGTCAATAGTTGGAGTAGTATTTTATTGAAATATCATTATTTTCTACTTAAGTATTTAGGGCTTGTTTTGTTTACTTTTAATGTATGTATGGCAATTGGGAGTCGAATAAAGTGGAAAAAATTATCGATAGTTATGCTATTACCATTAATATCAATTCTTTTATTTTTTACAAAATCGGTATTTACTACTATTGTTTTATTTTCTATTTTTAGATTAATAAATGGTGGCTATAATAACTTTTTCATTGGGGAATTTAATAAACTAATAAAAAATAATCGAGTAGTTTTCTGGTCAATATATGATACATTTTTATCTCTGTTTTATATTTTTGCTGATTTATCAAGCGGTCTAATTGCCCAAAATTTAACTGTAGAATTTATTTATTTAATATTTGGTCTGATTTCCTTACTTATTCTCCTAATTTATCTTTTAGCTAGAAAAAATATTTATTTTAGAAAAATAAAAAACTACTGA
- the lmrP gene encoding multidrug efflux MFS transporter LmrP — translation MKEFWNLDKNLQLRLGIVFLGAFSYGTVFSSMTIYYNQHLGSAITGILLALSAVATFVAGILAGFFADRNGRKPVMVFGTVIQLLGALLAIASNLPGHVNPWSTFIAFLLISFGYNLVITAGNAMIIAASNAENRKVVFMLDYWAQNLSVILGAALGAWLFRPAFEALLVILLLTVLVSFFLTTFVMTETFRPIVKAKEEAENIFQAYKTVLQDKTYMIFMGANIATTFIIMQFDNFLPVHLSNSFKTITFFGFEIYGQRMLTIYLILACVLVVLLMTTLNRLTKDWSHQKGFIWGSLFMAIGMIFSFLTTTFTPIFIAGIVYTLGEIVYTPSVQTLGADLMNPEKIGSYNGVAAIKMPIASILAGLLVSISPMIKATGVSLVLALTEVLAIILVLIAVNRHQKTKIN, via the coding sequence ATGAAAGAGTTTTGGAATTTAGACAAAAATTTGCAACTCCGTTTAGGAATTGTTTTTTTAGGTGCCTTTTCATATGGCACCGTTTTTTCTTCAATGACCATTTATTATAATCAACATTTGGGAAGTGCAATTACAGGGATTTTGCTTGCCTTATCTGCAGTAGCCACTTTTGTCGCAGGAATTCTTGCAGGTTTTTTTGCTGACCGAAATGGTCGAAAACCAGTGATGGTTTTTGGGACAGTGATTCAACTTTTGGGAGCTCTTTTAGCCATTGCCTCAAACTTACCAGGTCACGTGAATCCTTGGTCGACTTTTATTGCTTTTTTGCTGATTAGTTTTGGTTATAATCTTGTGATTACTGCAGGAAATGCCATGATTATTGCTGCATCAAATGCTGAAAATCGTAAAGTTGTTTTTATGTTGGATTATTGGGCGCAAAACTTGTCAGTTATTTTAGGAGCAGCATTAGGTGCTTGGCTTTTTAGACCAGCATTTGAAGCACTTTTAGTGATATTACTTTTAACTGTCTTAGTCTCATTTTTCTTAACCACTTTTGTAATGACTGAGACTTTTAGACCGATTGTAAAGGCCAAAGAAGAAGCAGAAAATATTTTTCAGGCCTATAAGACAGTGCTACAAGACAAAACTTACATGATTTTTATGGGTGCTAATATTGCGACCACTTTTATTATCATGCAATTTGATAATTTTTTGCCTGTTCATTTATCAAATAGTTTTAAAACAATCACTTTTTTTGGTTTTGAAATCTATGGACAACGGATGCTTACGATTTATTTGATTTTAGCTTGTGTATTAGTGGTCCTATTAATGACCACCCTAAATCGATTGACCAAAGACTGGTCACACCAAAAAGGATTTATTTGGGGAAGTTTATTTATGGCAATTGGGATGATTTTTTCATTTTTGACAACGACGTTTACGCCTATTTTCATTGCCGGTATTGTTTATACTTTAGGTGAAATTGTTTATACACCAAGTGTTCAAACTTTAGGTGCAGATTTGATGAATCCAGAAAAAATTGGTTCTTACAATGGCGTTGCCGCAATTAAGATGCCGATTGCCTCCATTCTTGCCGGTTTACTTGTTTCGATTTCACCAATGATTAAAGCAACAGGAGTTTCTTTAGTCTTAGCATTAACTGAAGTTCTAGCGATTATTTTAGTGCTTATTGCTGTAAATAGACACCAGAAAACAAAAATTAATTAA
- the rsmD gene encoding 16S rRNA (guanine(966)-N(2))-methyltransferase RsmD, with amino-acid sequence MRVVSGNYGGRPLKTLAGKTTRPTTDKVKGAIFNMIGPYFEGGRVLDLFAGSGSLAIEAISRGMDHAILVEKDRAAQQVILENIKMTKEPEKFQLLKMSAERVLSNLSETFDLVLLDPPYAKEQIVENLELLQEKKRLTENIIVVCETDKEVELPDQIGKLELTRQKTYGISKISIYEF; translated from the coding sequence ATGAGAGTAGTTTCAGGAAATTATGGCGGAAGACCGCTAAAAACATTGGCAGGAAAAACAACAAGACCAACCACCGATAAAGTTAAAGGAGCCATTTTTAATATGATTGGCCCTTATTTTGAAGGGGGACGTGTTCTTGATTTATTTGCAGGCTCAGGTAGTTTGGCAATTGAAGCTATTTCAAGAGGAATGGATCACGCCATTCTTGTCGAAAAAGACAGAGCAGCTCAACAAGTCATTTTGGAAAATATCAAGATGACCAAAGAGCCTGAAAAATTTCAATTATTAAAAATGTCAGCAGAACGAGTCTTATCAAACTTGTCAGAGACTTTTGATTTAGTCCTCTTAGACCCACCTTATGCTAAAGAACAAATTGTTGAAAACTTAGAACTTTTGCAAGAGAAAAAACGACTGACAGAAAATATAATTGTCGTCTGTGAAACAGACAAGGAAGTTGAACTCCCTGACCAAATTGGAAAATTAGAGCTGACCAGACAAAAAACTTACGGAATTTCTAAAATTTCAATTTATGAATTTTGA
- a CDS encoding glucose-6-phosphate isomerase, with protein sequence MAHIKFDYSKLTPFVAENELDEIQWQIDGAAKLLHEGKGAGSDYIGWLDLPEDYDKEEFARIQKAAKKIQSDSEVLIVIGIGGSYLGARAAIDFLSNSFVNLQTAEERKAPRILYAGNSISSSYLADLVDYVADKDFSVNVISKSGTTTEPAIAFRVFEEMLVKKYGREEANKRIYATTDKEKGAVKVNADANNWETFVVPDSVGGRFSVLTAVGLLPIAASGADITALMEGANAARKEYTSTNVHENDAYAYAALRNILYRKGKFSEILINYEPSLQYFSEWWKQLAGESEGKDQKGIYPTSANFSTDLHSLGQWIQEGTRTVFETAIRIEKPRKNINIPELDADLDGLGYLQGKDVDFVNKKAADGVLLAHTDGNVPNMIVTLPEQDEFTLGYAIYFFELAIGVSGYLNGINPFNQPGVEAYKKNMFALLGKPGFEELSKELNDRL encoded by the coding sequence ATGGCTCATATTAAATTTGACTATTCAAAACTCACTCCATTTGTAGCTGAAAATGAATTAGACGAAATCCAATGGCAAATCGACGGGGCAGCTAAATTGCTCCACGAAGGAAAAGGTGCTGGGAGCGATTATATCGGATGGCTTGACCTTCCTGAAGATTACGACAAAGAAGAATTTGCTCGTATTCAAAAAGCAGCTAAAAAAATTCAATCTGATTCAGAAGTTCTTATTGTTATCGGTATCGGTGGTTCATACCTCGGTGCACGTGCAGCAATTGACTTTTTGAGCAACAGCTTTGTTAACTTGCAAACTGCCGAAGAACGTAAAGCACCACGTATTCTTTATGCTGGTAACTCAATTTCTTCATCATACTTGGCTGACCTTGTAGATTACGTTGCTGACAAAGATTTCTCTGTAAATGTAATCTCTAAATCAGGTACAACAACAGAACCAGCGATTGCTTTCCGTGTCTTCGAAGAAATGTTAGTTAAAAAATACGGTCGTGAAGAAGCAAACAAACGTATTTACGCAACAACTGATAAAGAAAAAGGTGCTGTAAAAGTTAATGCTGACGCAAACAACTGGGAAACTTTTGTTGTTCCAGATTCAGTTGGTGGACGCTTCTCAGTATTGACAGCTGTTGGACTTTTGCCAATTGCAGCTTCAGGTGCTGATATCACAGCTTTGATGGAAGGTGCTAACGCTGCGCGTAAAGAATACACTTCTACAAATGTTCATGAAAATGATGCTTACGCCTATGCTGCACTTCGCAATATCCTTTACCGTAAAGGTAAATTCTCAGAAATCTTGATCAATTACGAACCAAGCCTTCAATATTTCTCAGAATGGTGGAAACAATTGGCTGGTGAATCAGAAGGGAAAGACCAAAAAGGAATTTACCCAACTTCAGCTAACTTCTCAACAGACCTTCACTCATTAGGACAATGGATTCAAGAAGGAACACGTACTGTTTTTGAAACAGCAATCCGTATTGAAAAACCACGTAAAAACATCAACATTCCAGAACTTGACGCTGACCTTGATGGACTTGGATACTTGCAAGGTAAAGATGTTGACTTCGTTAACAAAAAAGCAGCTGACGGCGTGCTTCTTGCTCACACTGACGGAAATGTTCCAAACATGATCGTGACATTGCCTGAACAAGACGAATTCACACTTGGATATGCAATTTACTTCTTTGAACTTGCTATCGGTGTTTCTGGTTACTTGAACGGAATTAACCCATTCAACCAACCAGGTGTTGAAGCTTACAAGAAAAATATGTTCGCTCTTCTTGGTAAACCAGGATTTGAAGAACTCAGCAAAGAATTGAATGACCGCCTTTAA
- the kwcM gene encoding KxxxW cyclic peptide radical SAM maturase (This protein, a peptide-modifying radical SAM/SPASM domain protein, cyclizes KxxxW-containing RiPP precursor peptides by creating a Lys-to-Trp crosslink.): protein MYVLSDELLFRVEKNGGILINKNNFSRLELSESESIFLSLVKEMGKEKAFNEYIKYFNADSLTKILREKIYKKGEIEEKEVSSFSIINKIQSKIKELKKLNQMSFPLELVIYPSMYCNLHCGFCFLANREDENVHLADDWKNILSQAKENGILSFSILGGEPTKYKDIDNLLKIIDSLKVVTTITTNGQEIKKSTIDIICQSDYITPVISLESIDDFKNFELMGTRAKRGIELIKLFHERKKKVRLNTVYSNQSEEDIMELLKFAIKNEIDRFSIADYSEVTGFTKITKIYNISDLRKLEEKVRRYLLDNKIDNFNFSVEGCFYFTAFPELIEEGKNLSEFENMYFGCRAKHTKMEILSNGDVLPCIAFLGEKHTSNAFHQTLAEIWKNDSNYTEVREFKTENKDCLKCSMLRICEGGCYPKLQRTLNPNFTKDKTCQL from the coding sequence ATGTACGTTTTATCAGATGAATTATTATTTAGAGTTGAGAAAAACGGCGGAATTTTAATAAATAAAAATAATTTTAGCAGATTAGAATTGTCAGAAAGTGAGTCTATTTTTTTATCTTTAGTAAAAGAAATGGGAAAAGAAAAAGCATTTAACGAATACATAAAATATTTTAATGCTGATTCTCTAACAAAAATTTTACGAGAAAAAATTTATAAAAAAGGAGAGATAGAAGAAAAAGAGGTATCTTCTTTCTCAATTATTAATAAAATACAAAGTAAGATTAAAGAGCTGAAAAAATTAAATCAAATGAGTTTTCCGCTAGAGTTAGTGATTTATCCTAGTATGTATTGCAATCTTCATTGTGGCTTTTGCTTTCTTGCAAACAGAGAAGACGAAAATGTTCATCTTGCAGATGATTGGAAAAATATTTTAAGTCAAGCAAAAGAAAATGGAATTTTATCATTTTCTATATTAGGTGGGGAGCCAACGAAATATAAAGACATAGATAATCTTTTAAAAATTATTGATTCATTGAAAGTAGTGACAACAATAACAACAAATGGTCAAGAGATAAAAAAATCAACAATAGATATTATTTGCCAATCTGATTATATTACCCCAGTTATATCTCTTGAATCAATAGATGATTTTAAAAATTTTGAACTCATGGGTACAAGGGCAAAAAGAGGAATAGAATTAATAAAGCTTTTTCATGAAAGAAAAAAGAAAGTCAGATTAAATACGGTTTATTCTAATCAAAGTGAAGAGGATATTATGGAGCTCTTGAAGTTTGCGATTAAAAACGAAATTGACCGTTTTTCTATTGCGGACTACTCCGAAGTGACTGGTTTTACAAAAATAACAAAAATATACAATATATCAGACCTGAGAAAATTAGAAGAAAAAGTTAGAAGATATCTACTAGATAATAAAATAGATAATTTCAATTTTTCAGTTGAAGGATGTTTTTATTTTACGGCTTTTCCAGAGTTAATTGAGGAGGGAAAAAATCTATCGGAATTTGAAAATATGTATTTTGGTTGTAGAGCGAAGCATACGAAAATGGAGATTTTATCTAACGGGGATGTCTTACCTTGTATTGCATTTTTAGGTGAAAAGCATACTTCCAATGCTTTTCATCAAACATTGGCTGAAATATGGAAAAACGATTCAAATTATACAGAAGTTAGAGAATTTAAAACAGAAAATAAAGATTGTTTAAAGTGCTCAATGTTAAGAATTTGCGAGGGGGGATGCTATCCCAAATTACAAAGAACATTAAATCCTAACTTTACGAAAGATAAAACTTGTCAGCTATGA